Genomic segment of Panicum virgatum strain AP13 chromosome 2K, P.virgatum_v5, whole genome shotgun sequence:
ccccgtttggttgcgggttgtaaaaattttgaaaatgtatctttctacatttgaagtactaaatatagactaatcacaaaaataattacagaactcgtctgtaaatcgcgagacgaatctaacaagCATAATTAGTCCgccattagaggttatttactgtagcattattgtagcaatttagcatctgattacagcctaattagattcattagattcatctcgccatttacagacagcagtcgcaatgtgttttttatttcgtctagatttaagtctccatgcgggtgccgaaattttttttttttgaattttgaattttggaactGAACACGGGCCAAGTGTCCGCGGCTCATGTGGGCTACTGGGCTTTCAGCTGATGGAGTCCAATCGGCCATAAAGTCGAGTTGTGATTATGGTTCAACATACATGTCGTTTTTTAGGTTTTCTgctattttttgaaaacatcaaTTGATTATCGGTACACAAATAATCACACAGATCAGCAATGTAAGATAGTAGAGGCTAATGCTACTAGATTCACCATATTTAATTATCTTTATCTAAGATGTCATATTTTCTTAGAAAATATTTTCACTTTGAAAACCCTGTCGATGTCCTAACACCATGTATATATATTGAATCAGAGAGAGTTGATAGCTTTGTATAAGTGTGCTCCAAGAGAAACAAGCACAGTCTAAAATACGACAAAACAAAGAAGAAACAAGATCCTAAATTCATGTTAttttgcatcaattgccaagGACCTAGTCAACAAATTTGAACAAGCACAGCATTTAACACTTCCCCTGTGAGCCCTTGCCCTAAACTGGTCCCGGCCGTTGCTACCCACCGAATTTAACCCTTTTTAGCAGGGAACACGCCCAATACATCAGAGCAGCTTGCTCAGCTCCATGCCAACATACCACCATAAACGCAACAGAAGCAGCAGGGGCAGGATAGGCTATAGCTGCGTAGGTCTCCAGTCTCCAGTCTCCagtctcctctccctccccccccccccccccccccccccccccccccccgcttccCTACACATTCCCCTTACCCTAAGCTCGCGCTCTCTCGGGGGGGCGCCGATGAGCGAGCGAGACGCGCAGCACGTCGGGGGCAGGGGCAGCCCCCCGGACACGGCCATCGAGTCCTTCTCGCAGCTCCCCTTCGTCCGCCCCaagccgccgcagccggcgtCCTCCTCCGGCCCCTCGCCGATCCGGCTGTTCGGCTTCGAGGTGCCACCCGACGCCGCCACGtcctccaccgccaccagcGATGCTGCCGCGTCCAGCGCCACCGCTGGGGGCCAGCAGCCAGCGGGGTCGGGTgcgggcgccggcgacggcagcgccggcggcggcgccggcggcagcggagggcgCAAGTTCGAGTGCCACTACTGCTGCCGGAACTTCCCGACGTCGCAGGCGCTGGGCGGGCACCAGAACGCGCACAAGCGGGAGCGGCAGCACGCGAAGCGCGCGCAGTACCAGAGCGCCATGGCCATGCACCACGCCCAGTACCCCGGCCACCCCCACGCGTACCCCGCCTTCAccagctaccaccaccaccaccgcttcGGCATGGCGCGCTACGAGCCCccgccggggccgccgccgcctcaccacTACCCCTCGTGGTCCAGCCACTTCCCGCAGGCTGCTGCTCCGCCCGTGGTGCCAAGGTACTACGCGGGGGCCGGCTCCCTGTCGCAGCCGATCAACGGCAGCCCCGTGCCGGCTGCCGCGCTCTGGCGGGTCCCGGCCGTCaccgtcgccgcgccgctggcACGCCAAGAGCGGCCAGCGCCGCTGTCCTTGCCAGGCCGGGAGGAGAACGCAATGGCTGCCGCAGGAGCAAGAAGAGGGAACGCAGCAGCAGGGCAGGGCGGCTCGCGATTATCCctgtcctcctcttcctcctcgtccacctcgtCGAAGCATGAACGCCGCCGGGGAGATGCTGCTGAGAACAGAGAGAATGTGAGTCtggatctcaccttgtaattcTAGAGATCGAGGAACAATGGGCGTGATCATTTACCGGGTTCGTGATGACTGATGAGGGGAAAAAACTATTCTTCTTCTTTAGCTCTTGAAAATTGTTTAATTAGGTAGCGGCGCTCAGTTGATGAGAGATTGATTTGTTCGACTTCTTCCAATTCGTGGCTTTCTATTTCCTTTTGTGAGAAATGGGAGACAATGATGGGAGAAAAACTAGGGAGAGATCGAGCGTCAAAAGGACTGGcgccatcttttcttttgtcgCCTTAAATTTGTCCGCTTAAAGCATCTTTTCGCTTTCTTCTTAGATTCACCTACTGGTACTGACTGATGctttttttttattatattCCTCAAGTTATCGTCCAGCTTCTTGAGTCATGTTGCTAAGTAGTTCCAAGttaactttcaaaaaaaaagtacttCCATGTTTCATTTGTCAAAATGGCCAAATACTGTCTCTCTCAGCCACCAAAACAGCACCCAAGTTTTGAGACATTCGATCTCTTATTATCTTGctcatttctttctttctcacCTGTCGCCCCACCATCTTGCCAACTCCATTCTCCAATGGCCCCGCCGCCATGCTAAACACTCTGTTTGACAACCCTCTAACACCTGTCCATGACATTGTCCCGGCCGTTTCACCTCCCAAGGTAACCAATTGTCTTCATCATCGGACCACCCTTCCACTCTCTATCTGAAGATCACTCAAAATCCCAGCAACCTCAACCCTTAAAACCTAATTCTAACCCCGAAATTCTAaatgctactccctccgtttcaaaagtAGATCGTTTCGGTTTCTCTAAATTCGTAGTATTTGCTATGTGGGTGTATAtagtttttcttaaaaatcaatgaatttagaaaaattaaaaacaaTCTACATTTTGAAACGAAGAGAGAACACAGTTAGAGTCGTCGGAAAATCAGAATCTCAATCTTACCGATAACTAAATGGCACTCGGTAGTGCTGATGCTCTTGCTCGATGGAGATAGAGAAATTGGCGCGACA
This window contains:
- the LOC120680539 gene encoding zinc finger protein 8-like, which codes for MSERDAQHVGGRGSPPDTAIESFSQLPFVRPKPPQPASSSGPSPIRLFGFEVPPDAATSSTATSDAAASSATAGGQQPAGSGAGAGDGSAGGGAGGSGGRKFECHYCCRNFPTSQALGGHQNAHKRERQHAKRAQYQSAMAMHHAQYPGHPHAYPAFTSYHHHHRFGMARYEPPPGPPPPHHYPSWSSHFPQAAAPPVVPRYYAGAGSLSQPINGSPVPAAALWRVPAVTVAAPLARQERPAPLSLPGREENAMAAAGARRGNAAAGQGGSRLSLSSSSSSSTSSKHERRRGDAAENRENVSLDLTL